Proteins from one Chitinophaga oryzae genomic window:
- the lpxD gene encoding UDP-3-O-(3-hydroxymyristoyl)glucosamine N-acyltransferase, translating to MQFSALQLATMLDGKLEGNPDVKVSNIAKIEEAGEGMLSFIANPKYEEFIYTTKASILIVNESLVIERPIHSTLIRVKDAYSSFALLLEKYRYLTGNKSGIQQPSHIPQSVKMGQNVFVGAFAYLGENVVLGNNVKIYPGVYLGENVIVNDDAVLYPGVKVYDNCIVGSRTILHAGCVIGGDGFGFAPQPDGSYKKVPQIGNVVIHDDVEIGANTTIDRATMGSTIIRQGVKLDNLIQVAHNVDIGLNTVIAAQTGVSGSTKIGQNCVIGGQVGMVGHIHIADGTKINAQSGLSKSITVPNSSLTGSPAYDYKSSLKSQAIFRNLPDLEKRVKELEEMVKQLLQEKAGV from the coding sequence ATGCAGTTTAGCGCATTACAGTTAGCGACCATGTTAGATGGTAAGCTGGAGGGAAATCCGGACGTGAAGGTGAGCAACATCGCCAAAATCGAAGAGGCAGGCGAGGGCATGCTCAGTTTTATTGCCAATCCTAAGTATGAAGAGTTCATATATACGACGAAAGCATCCATTCTGATTGTGAATGAAAGCCTGGTGATAGAACGCCCTATCCATTCCACGCTTATCCGGGTAAAAGACGCATACAGCAGTTTTGCCCTGTTATTGGAGAAATACCGTTACCTGACCGGCAACAAATCCGGCATCCAGCAACCTTCCCACATTCCCCAGTCTGTAAAGATGGGGCAGAACGTATTTGTGGGCGCGTTTGCCTACCTGGGCGAAAACGTGGTACTGGGCAATAACGTAAAAATATACCCGGGGGTATACCTGGGCGAGAACGTCATTGTAAACGACGACGCGGTGCTGTACCCCGGCGTAAAAGTATATGACAACTGTATCGTAGGCAGCCGCACCATCCTGCATGCCGGTTGCGTGATCGGTGGCGATGGTTTCGGTTTTGCGCCGCAGCCCGACGGTTCCTATAAAAAAGTACCGCAGATCGGCAACGTGGTGATCCACGACGACGTGGAAATCGGCGCCAATACTACCATTGACCGGGCAACGATGGGTTCCACCATCATCCGCCAGGGGGTGAAACTGGACAACCTGATCCAGGTGGCCCACAATGTGGACATCGGGCTGAACACCGTGATTGCTGCGCAGACCGGCGTTTCCGGCAGCACCAAAATCGGCCAGAACTGTGTGATCGGCGGCCAGGTGGGCATGGTAGGCCATATCCACATCGCTGACGGCACCAAGATCAACGCCCAGAGCGGACTTTCCAAGTCCATCACTGTTCCCAACAGCTCCCTCACCGGCTCCCCGGCCTACGATTATAAAAGTTCGCTGAAAAGTCAGGCAATTTTTAGAAATTTGCCGGACCTTGAAAAACGCGTGAAGGAATTAGAGGAGATGGTAAAACAACTGTTACAGGAAAAAGCAGGGGTTTAA
- a CDS encoding co-chaperone GroES — protein MAIHITPDNKLKKLIVVGDRVLIKPTTPHDRTKSGLYLPPGVQSKEKVQRGYVIKTGPGYAIPVPVEEEDSWKPEEDKVRYIPLQAKEGDLAIFLLSGSTEIVYEDETYFIVPQGAILMLEREEDL, from the coding sequence ATGGCTATACATATTACACCGGATAATAAACTCAAAAAACTCATCGTTGTTGGCGATCGGGTACTGATTAAGCCAACAACGCCGCATGACCGTACCAAAAGCGGATTATACCTGCCCCCCGGTGTGCAGTCAAAAGAAAAGGTACAGAGAGGATATGTGATCAAAACCGGTCCGGGTTACGCTATTCCCGTTCCTGTGGAAGAAGAGGACTCCTGGAAACCGGAGGAAGACAAAGTGAGATATATCCCGTTACAGGCCAAAGAAGGCGATCTGGCCATCTTCCTGCTGAGTGGGTCCACCGAGATCGTATATGAAGACGAAACATACTTCATTGTGCCACAGGGAGCCATCCTGATGCTGGAAAGGGAAGAAGACCTGTGA
- a CDS encoding ABC transporter ATP-binding protein, whose protein sequence is MTISLDQTGKRFNYDWIFRGVSLTFQEGERYAILGPNGSGKSTLLQVISGAVQHNEGTVQYSTPEKPIAPDAFFRYCAIAAPYLELIEEFTLTEIITFHTQFKSLLPGITPAMAMEMVGLEKAAHKQLRNFSSGMKQRIKLALAILSDVPVLLLDEPCTNLDAAGVALYQGLINQYGHNRLIIVSSNDEQEYFMCKHHIRITDYKQ, encoded by the coding sequence ATGACGATATCTCTTGACCAAACAGGTAAACGTTTCAACTACGACTGGATATTTCGTGGTGTGAGCCTCACCTTCCAGGAAGGAGAACGCTACGCGATTCTGGGGCCCAACGGTTCAGGAAAATCCACTTTACTACAGGTTATCAGCGGCGCCGTTCAACACAATGAAGGCACCGTACAATACAGCACACCGGAAAAACCCATCGCTCCCGATGCGTTTTTCCGGTACTGTGCTATTGCAGCCCCCTATCTCGAGCTCATAGAAGAATTCACCCTCACCGAGATCATCACCTTCCACACCCAGTTCAAATCCCTGCTGCCCGGCATTACACCCGCCATGGCCATGGAAATGGTCGGACTGGAAAAGGCCGCCCATAAACAACTCCGCAACTTCTCCTCCGGCATGAAGCAGCGCATCAAACTGGCGCTGGCCATCCTCAGCGATGTGCCCGTATTACTGCTGGACGAACCCTGTACCAACCTCGATGCCGCCGGCGTAGCGCTATACCAGGGACTGATCAACCAATACGGCCATAACCGCCTCATCATCGTCAGCTCCAACGATGAACAGGAGTACTTCATGTGCAAACACCACATCCGCATCACCGACTACAAACAATAG
- a CDS encoding bifunctional UDP-3-O-[3-hydroxymyristoyl] N-acetylglucosamine deacetylase/3-hydroxyacyl-ACP dehydratase: MMENQQLQNQHTLKGDISISGVGLHTGASVNMTLKPASPGSGIKFQRVDLPNQPVVKADVDYVVDTARGTTLEHNGARVSTIEHLLAALVGTGVDNVLIELDGPEIPIMDGSSLPFIEAIEKTGIQDQDAKKIYYTIDTNISYYDEQKKVEMVALPALDYSITCLIDFNSPVLGTQHAKMKSIENFRNEIASSRTFCFLHELEYLLNNNLIKGGDINNAIVVVDRAVNEEDMTRLAKAFNRETMSVQREGILNNIELRFPNEPARHKLLDVVGDLALIGYPIKAHIIANRPGHASNVEFARKIKAYIKKNKHNKDVPVYDPNQPPIFDTPRIERTLPHRYPMLLVDKIIELGEERVVGIKNVTFNEHFFQGHFPANPVMPGVLQLEALAQVGGILALNRVPDPENYDTYFLKIDNCKFKQKVVPGDTMILKMELLSPIRRGLVEMRGTVFIGNKVATEADMIAQIIKTREGK; the protein is encoded by the coding sequence ATGATGGAAAATCAACAGTTGCAGAACCAGCATACCCTGAAAGGCGACATCAGCATTTCGGGTGTGGGTTTGCATACAGGAGCCAGTGTAAACATGACGCTGAAACCGGCATCCCCGGGGTCCGGCATCAAATTCCAACGTGTAGACCTGCCTAACCAGCCCGTTGTAAAAGCGGACGTGGACTACGTAGTAGATACCGCCCGCGGCACCACGCTGGAACATAACGGCGCCCGTGTGAGCACGATCGAGCACCTGCTGGCAGCGCTGGTAGGTACCGGTGTTGACAACGTACTGATTGAGCTGGACGGCCCGGAAATTCCTATCATGGACGGCAGTTCCCTCCCCTTCATCGAAGCCATCGAGAAAACAGGGATACAGGACCAGGACGCCAAAAAGATCTATTATACCATAGATACCAACATCAGCTACTACGACGAACAAAAAAAAGTAGAGATGGTAGCGCTGCCGGCACTGGACTACAGCATCACCTGCCTGATCGACTTCAACTCTCCCGTACTGGGCACCCAGCACGCGAAAATGAAGAGCATTGAGAACTTCCGGAACGAGATCGCCTCCTCCCGCACGTTCTGCTTCCTTCACGAGCTGGAGTACCTGCTGAACAACAACCTGATCAAAGGCGGCGATATCAACAACGCCATCGTGGTGGTAGACCGCGCTGTAAACGAGGAGGATATGACCCGCCTCGCCAAAGCCTTTAACCGCGAAACGATGTCAGTACAACGCGAAGGTATCCTCAATAATATTGAGCTGCGTTTCCCCAACGAGCCGGCACGTCACAAACTGCTGGACGTAGTGGGCGACCTGGCCCTGATTGGCTATCCCATCAAGGCGCATATCATCGCCAACCGTCCGGGTCATGCTTCCAACGTGGAGTTTGCCCGTAAGATCAAGGCTTATATCAAAAAGAACAAGCACAATAAAGACGTTCCGGTATACGATCCCAACCAGCCGCCGATTTTTGATACTCCCCGTATCGAAAGAACGCTGCCACACCGTTATCCGATGCTGCTGGTAGACAAAATCATTGAACTGGGCGAAGAGAGAGTGGTTGGTATCAAAAACGTCACTTTCAACGAACATTTCTTCCAGGGGCACTTCCCGGCCAACCCGGTGATGCCGGGCGTTTTACAGCTCGAAGCGCTGGCCCAGGTAGGCGGCATCCTGGCACTGAACCGCGTACCGGACCCGGAGAATTACGACACCTACTTCCTGAAAATCGACAACTGTAAATTCAAACAGAAAGTCGTGCCGGGAGACACCATGATCCTGAAAATGGAACTGCTGAGCCCCATCAGAAGAGGGCTCGTGGAAATGCGGGGAACGGTTTTCATTGGCAATAAGGTTGCTACCGAAGCCGACATGATAGCACAAATTATAAAAACCAGAGAAGGCAAATAA
- a CDS encoding MFS transporter, whose product MITAGKKVLNGWAMYDWANSVYNLVITTTFFPIYFLAVTDEHVSFLGMRFVNSALYNYTMAAAFLLVAIASPILSSISDTRGNKKNFLKFFTILGSLSCATLFFFTKSTLWLGVLAFMLATMGYCGGLVFYNSYLPEIAAPEDRDRISARGYSMGYIGSVLLQLIGFALVMLLPFGLDEGQAVRSTFLLVGVWWLGFAQITFARLPATKATVSKHNAGAFTEGFNELRKVYAQVKTMPVLKRFLRGFFFYSMGVQTVMMAATIFGSKVLNLPSDKLIGTVVIIQVVAIAGAWGMARLSGIFGNLRVLIGVVIVWIGICIAGYKMQTATDFYLLATAVGLVMGGIQSLSRSTYAKLMPETEDTASFFSYYDVTEKLSIVIGMFSFAYIDDYTENMRNSVLALVVFFVIGLLWIISALLKQRKM is encoded by the coding sequence ATGATTACTGCCGGCAAAAAAGTCCTTAACGGCTGGGCCATGTATGACTGGGCCAACTCCGTGTACAATCTCGTTATCACTACTACCTTTTTCCCGATTTATTTCCTTGCCGTCACCGACGAACATGTATCCTTCCTGGGGATGCGTTTTGTCAACTCTGCCCTGTATAACTACACCATGGCAGCGGCTTTCCTGCTGGTAGCGATCGCTTCTCCCATCCTGTCGTCTATTTCCGACACCCGGGGCAATAAGAAGAACTTTCTGAAATTTTTCACTATCCTGGGTTCGCTGTCCTGCGCCACCCTTTTCTTTTTTACCAAAAGCACCCTATGGCTGGGCGTGCTGGCGTTTATGCTGGCCACCATGGGTTACTGCGGCGGACTGGTGTTTTACAACTCCTATCTGCCGGAAATAGCCGCGCCTGAAGACCGTGACCGTATCAGCGCCCGCGGCTACAGCATGGGCTACATCGGCTCCGTACTGCTGCAACTGATAGGTTTCGCCCTCGTGATGCTACTGCCGTTCGGGCTGGACGAAGGGCAGGCTGTCAGGAGTACCTTCCTGCTGGTAGGCGTTTGGTGGCTGGGATTTGCCCAGATCACTTTCGCCAGGCTGCCGGCCACCAAAGCCACCGTCAGCAAACACAACGCCGGCGCTTTCACCGAAGGATTCAACGAACTGCGTAAAGTATATGCCCAGGTGAAAACCATGCCGGTGCTGAAACGTTTTCTGCGTGGCTTCTTCTTTTACAGCATGGGCGTACAGACGGTGATGATGGCCGCTACCATCTTCGGCAGCAAAGTACTGAACCTCCCGTCCGACAAACTGATCGGCACCGTGGTGATCATCCAGGTGGTAGCCATTGCCGGCGCGTGGGGCATGGCCCGCCTCTCCGGCATCTTCGGCAATCTTCGTGTATTGATCGGCGTTGTCATCGTATGGATCGGTATCTGCATAGCTGGATACAAAATGCAAACCGCTACCGACTTCTATCTGCTGGCCACCGCAGTAGGCCTGGTGATGGGCGGCATACAATCGCTCAGCCGTTCCACCTACGCCAAACTGATGCCCGAAACCGAAGACACCGCCAGCTTCTTCAGTTATTACGACGTTACTGAAAAGCTGTCCATTGTAATCGGAATGTTTTCTTTTGCCTATATTGATGATTATACGGAGAACATGCGCAACTCCGTGCTGGCGCTGGTCGTGTTTTTCGTGATCGGCCTGCTGTGGATTATTTCCGCACTGCTGAAGCAACGGAAGATGTAG
- the lpxA gene encoding acyl-ACP--UDP-N-acetylglucosamine O-acyltransferase, whose translation MIHPLTYIHPDAKVAPNVKIDPFTVIHKNVEIGDGTWIGSNVTIMEGARIGKNCRIFPGAVISAIPQDLKYAGEETTVEIGNNTTIREFVTINRGTRDKWKTRIGDNCLIMAYGHIAHDCEVGNHCIFSNNTTLAGHITVGDHVVLAGMVAIQQFCKVGDHAFVTGGSLVRKDVPPYVKAAREPLSYVGINSVGLKRRGFSLEKINHILDIYRVIFVKGYKLSKAISIIEAEFPATDERDEILSFIRESGRGIMRGYTSHSNDDIS comes from the coding sequence ATGATCCACCCGCTTACATACATACATCCGGACGCCAAAGTAGCGCCTAATGTTAAAATTGATCCGTTCACCGTCATCCACAAAAATGTAGAAATCGGCGACGGCACCTGGATAGGCTCCAACGTGACTATCATGGAAGGAGCCCGCATCGGTAAAAACTGCCGCATCTTTCCGGGCGCCGTTATTTCTGCTATCCCTCAGGACTTAAAATATGCGGGTGAAGAAACCACTGTGGAAATCGGGAACAACACTACTATCCGTGAATTCGTGACCATCAACCGCGGCACGCGCGACAAGTGGAAAACCAGGATCGGCGATAACTGCCTGATCATGGCTTACGGCCACATTGCGCACGACTGCGAAGTGGGCAACCACTGCATCTTCTCCAACAACACCACCCTCGCAGGACATATCACCGTGGGCGACCACGTGGTACTGGCCGGCATGGTGGCCATCCAGCAGTTCTGTAAAGTAGGCGACCACGCCTTCGTTACCGGCGGCTCCCTTGTCAGAAAAGATGTACCCCCTTACGTTAAAGCCGCCCGTGAACCCCTCTCCTATGTGGGTATCAACTCGGTAGGCCTGAAAAGAAGAGGTTTCTCCCTGGAAAAAATCAATCATATCCTGGATATTTACCGTGTGATTTTTGTGAAGGGCTATAAATTATCCAAGGCCATCAGCATCATCGAAGCTGAATTCCCTGCCACCGACGAAAGAGACGAGATCCTGTCCTTCATCCGTGAGTCCGGCCGTGGTATTATGAGAGGTTATACTTCCCATTCCAATGACGATATCTCTTGA
- a CDS encoding MBL fold metallo-hydrolase, producing the protein MRLYTIETGFFKLDGGAMFGVVPKTLWNKTNPADENNLCTWAMRCLLIEDGNRLILIDNGIGDKQDAKFFSHYYLHGDATLDKSLAAHGFYRDDITDVFLTHLHFDHCGGSIVREGDKLLPAFKNATYWSNEDHWKWATVPNDREKASFLRENILPIQESGQLKFIAHQEGIAFTDHINIRFANGHTDAMMLPQIRYKDKTIVYMADLLPSVGHLPIPYVMAYDMFPLTTLTEKKRFLQEALDKQYVLFFEHDPVNECCTLQNTEKGIRAGETFALSAL; encoded by the coding sequence ATGCGGTTGTATACCATTGAAACTGGCTTTTTCAAACTGGACGGCGGCGCCATGTTTGGCGTAGTGCCCAAAACACTGTGGAACAAGACGAATCCTGCGGATGAAAACAACCTGTGTACCTGGGCTATGCGTTGCCTCCTCATCGAAGACGGTAACCGCCTGATACTGATAGACAACGGCATCGGCGATAAACAGGACGCCAAATTCTTCAGCCATTATTACCTGCACGGCGATGCCACACTCGATAAATCCCTTGCGGCGCACGGCTTTTACCGGGACGACATCACCGACGTATTTTTAACGCACCTGCATTTTGACCACTGCGGCGGCAGCATTGTACGCGAAGGAGATAAACTGCTGCCAGCCTTCAAAAACGCTACCTACTGGAGCAATGAAGACCACTGGAAATGGGCGACCGTGCCCAACGACCGGGAGAAAGCCTCCTTCCTCAGGGAAAACATCCTGCCCATCCAGGAAAGCGGTCAGCTGAAATTTATCGCCCACCAGGAAGGCATCGCCTTTACAGATCATATTAATATCCGGTTTGCCAACGGCCATACCGATGCCATGATGCTGCCCCAGATCCGGTATAAAGACAAAACCATCGTGTACATGGCCGACCTGCTCCCGTCTGTCGGGCATCTGCCCATCCCCTATGTGATGGCGTACGATATGTTCCCGCTGACCACCCTCACGGAAAAGAAAAGGTTCCTGCAGGAGGCCCTGGACAAACAGTATGTGCTGTTCTTCGAACATGATCCGGTAAATGAGTGCTGCACGTTGCAAAACACTGAAAAAGGAATCCGGGCAGGCGAAACATTTGCACTCAGCGCCCTGTAG